Proteins encoded within one genomic window of Camelina sativa cultivar DH55 chromosome 19, Cs, whole genome shotgun sequence:
- the LOC104766613 gene encoding protein OSB1, mitochondrial-like: MNMFFKLQSLIQRTGSQIPSLSFPKCCFFSDGESVVYHHARLFKKPLSTKLNSVSLMGFVDRPIRVIDTGPDMFGVFTMLRLKHPLYPNRSFRIYLSMWDAMAQMCIAHLKPNDHILVSGRLASYSKSSSDESCGLDFGYQVNVTEVNYAAVPPSNVLDSQISEKPISTAEDGIEESKNDEIYLWQVFFSNPYEWWDNRRSKKNPRQPDFKHEDTGEALWLGSDLPDWVTRRLELLDQRKRFDNEEKTRCGSLSEWL; this comes from the exons ATGAACATGttcttcaaacttcaaagcttGATTCAACGCACTGGTTCTCAAATCCCTTCGTTGTCTTTCCCTAAATGTTGTTTCTTCTCCGATGGAGAAAGTGTGGTTTATCACCACGCTCGTTTGTTCAAGAAACCATTATCGACCAAGCTCAACTCCGTGAGCCTTATGGGTTTCGTTGATCGACCCATACGAGTCATCGACACCGGACCCGATATGTTCGGTGTTTTCACTATGCTTAGATTGAAGCACCCGCTCTATCCTAACCGGAGCTTTAG GATATATCTTAGTATGTGGGACGCGATGGCACAGATGTGTATAGCGCATCTGAAGCCAAATGATCACATACTTGTCTCAGGACGCCTTGCTTCTTACAGCAAGAGCTCCAGTGATGAGTCTTGCGGCTTAGATTTTGGTTACCAg GTTAATGTGACAGAGGTGAATTATGCGGCGGTTCCACCAAGTAACGTCTTAGATTCTCAGATATCTGAAAAACCAATATCAACAGCAG AAGATGGTATAGAAGAATCCAAGAATGATGAGATATACTTGTGGCAAGTCTTCTTTTCGAATCCATATGAGTGGTGGGACAAcagaagaagtaagaagaacCCAAGGCAACCTGACTTTAAGCATGAAGACACAGGTGAAGCTCTCTGGCTTGGCTCAGATTTACCGGATTGGGTTACTAGACGACTTGAATTGTTAGACCAGAGAAAGCGTTTCGACAATGAGGAAAAAACACGTTGTGGCAGTCTTTCGGAGTGGCTTTAG